A portion of the Clostridium gelidum genome contains these proteins:
- a CDS encoding iron-containing alcohol dehydrogenase has translation MNNFIFQNSTKLIFGKNTEDSVGSEIKNYSNKILLHYGGGSIIKTGLYNKITKSLKDSGVEFIELSGVKPNPRVSLVREGIDICRKENIDFILAVGGGSVIDSSKAIAAGVNYAGDVWDLYTGTPINHECLKLATVLTIPAAGSETSSGSVITNEDGLYKRALGYPTLRPQFSILNPELTFTLPKYQTSCGVADMLAHVMERYFTNQTNVDLTDRLCEATMKTIIDNGLRLMKNPNDYDARAEIMLAGTVAHNDSLNMGRDGDWASHDIEHELSGIYDIAHGAGLSIIFPAWMKYVYKNNINRFAQFGNRVFNLDINLNNPEETALHAIEKLEEFFKAMELPIRFKDAKLPEDRIDEMSKKLVHHKDHVGGFLPIREKDALKILKLAL, from the coding sequence GTGGTGGTTCAATAATTAAAACTGGTTTATATAATAAAATTACAAAATCACTTAAAGATTCGGGTGTTGAATTTATTGAGCTCTCCGGAGTTAAACCTAATCCTAGAGTTTCTTTGGTGAGAGAAGGAATTGATATTTGCAGAAAAGAAAATATTGATTTCATTTTAGCTGTTGGTGGTGGTAGTGTTATAGATTCTTCTAAAGCAATAGCTGCTGGAGTAAATTATGCTGGTGATGTTTGGGACTTATATACAGGAACCCCTATAAATCATGAATGTCTAAAATTAGCTACTGTACTAACAATTCCTGCTGCTGGTAGTGAAACAAGTAGTGGTTCTGTTATTACTAATGAAGACGGCTTATATAAGAGAGCATTAGGTTATCCTACTTTAAGACCTCAATTTTCAATATTAAATCCAGAATTAACATTTACATTACCTAAATACCAAACTTCTTGTGGCGTTGCTGATATGTTAGCTCATGTTATGGAGAGATATTTCACAAATCAAACTAATGTTGATTTAACAGATAGATTATGTGAAGCTACAATGAAAACAATAATTGATAATGGTCTACGTCTTATGAAAAATCCAAATGACTATGATGCAAGAGCTGAAATAATGCTTGCTGGTACAGTTGCTCATAATGATTCATTAAATATGGGTAGAGATGGAGATTGGGCTAGTCATGATATTGAACATGAACTTAGTGGTATATATGATATAGCTCATGGTGCTGGACTTTCAATAATATTCCCGGCTTGGATGAAGTATGTCTATAAAAACAACATAAATAGATTTGCTCAATTTGGTAATAGAGTATTTAATCTAGATATAAACTTAAATAATCCAGAAGAAACTGCTTTACATGCAATAGAAAAATTAGAAGAATTCTTTAAAGCCATGGAATTACCAATACGTTTTAAAGACGCTAAATTACCAGAAGATAGAATAGATGAAATGTCAAAAAAATTAGTTCATCATAAAGATCATGTTGGAGGCTTCCTTCCAATAAGAGAAAAAGATGCTCTAAAAATACTAAAATTAGCTTTATAG